The following DNA comes from Rosa rugosa chromosome 5, drRosRugo1.1, whole genome shotgun sequence.
CACCACAACCCCAAAACCCGAGCTCCAAATTCCGGGGTGAAGATCCAAACCAGAATCGGGCACCCACCATCGTCCTCCCTCAATCCACCCGACCTTGCTGCAAGATTCGAACGTCCGACAGAGCCACACAACCGGTCACCAACCTCTGTCGCACACCACTCTCGGTTCATCCACCACCATTAACTAGACACCAGGCAAATTGAGATCTCTCCGCCCCAGACTCCGATCTCCAGACCAACCGCCTGCAACATCATCCCGTCCGGTCGCAAACGACGCACGCTGGCGAGGCCAAAGGCCTACGCCAACGCCGCTGTGCAGCCGAACGAGAACGAGGAAGCACGGCGACAAAGTTTGCTAGGGTAATAGAGGCGCGTACAGCGCGTTCTCGTTTCGATATGCGCACTCTGCACTTATTTGCAATAAGAACTTGACGTGTGTTTTAGGaaatcgatatttgagagaaaaATTGTTATTTGCAATAAGAATTTGATGTGTGTTTTAGAgaactttttatctctatcttcaaccatgagaagaaaaatgaatcaaaatcacattatATTGCTCTCTTATAAGTAAATCTCTCCTCCacaaaaattaatcagagggttggttctcgatcttgatatatTGTTGGAAtttctttgaatttgctaaaagaaggatttcaagagTTTTGGGTtagaagatcgagtaataactatatcataatattcaattaatttagtttaagaaaattccaaatcaaattgttttgaatttattttgtattaaatgatgggctatgtatagaaattattatttttacttaattgttttaggtaaattgtaaaactatataggcaatataaggaaattaaaaaaaaaattaattgaatgttatatttggttggaggatgtaagaagagtatttattatttatttttttcatttttctctctttgtccttatttgtcttttcatataatttgataaagtttattaataattgaaaaaagttagaggtccaactagaataacttttatttttattttttatgggaAGTGAGGTAGCAAGGCACCTCGGTTACGTTAGCGAGTTAGTTACACATCCACTCAGTCAGTATTCGGACCGAAGTCCACGAGAGTGTTCCAGCAAATTTAGACTAATCTCTCACCGCATGCGCACGAATCTGAAAacccctcaaatctgctggtcACAAATTTGTGGCAGTTGCGCATCAAACTTCTGTTTAATTAAGTTATCTTTTTATAATACCTTATATAATAACACATTCTAACTCACAAATTTACCAAGCAAGTATGCACGGCACGACCATTTGGCCCCATTTATAAAAGTTTgcctaaaaaacaaaaacaacctcttgtttttaattaaaaaataaaaaaatatcaagCAAATTCCATTTTGAACAATAAATTCCATGTTACTCAAAAGACTTTTTGTCCCTCTTTATAGTTGGAGACTTTTCTCttagattttttattttcttatttacaAAGATAAAATTTGTGTCCCTACACTAAATAGGTGCGAGTCTGTTTCGAGGTTTACTAAATCAAATCCAACGGTAAAGTATACATTGACCTAATGACAACGAAAGTGAAAACGattgttcaaagaaaaaaaaaaaaatgccccAAATGGTGAACTACTGCCAAATTTGGTAATTCACATCCTTAGATATTCAACATATCCTTACATGAAAGTGGTGGGGGACCATTTTAGAGTCAGTAACCATTTCTTTTGTGTATCGATCAAAAAGATAAAAATCCAGTGTAAGTTCCGGAATCAAAATAGTGTTGGGGGATTCCTGTGTTTGTCGAATACCAACCAAACAAGCATGTGTATGCATGTGACATCTGAGACCTTACAAATTTTGGGTACACATGCATGCAATACTTTATACATATTTTCCACTCCATCACGGTCCAAGTTACAGAAGATTAATATATAACGCTAAAAATAATACAAGTtccaatacaaaaaaaaaaaaaaaagatgggtCAACAACATCTTCTGCAAATCTGCATCTTACTCCACCACTACCCACTTCACTCTCTCCATTTGAATACTAAACCCAGAACTTTAAGAACAAGATTCTTCGGGACAATGTGTTACACGGTAATATCACTAATGGAACAGAGACCAAGAAATTCAAGATAAATGAACATAGTAGTCATAAACAGGTACTTTAAATTAATTAACAGACATTTAATGTGTATAATCTCGAAgtaatcttctttttcttcttcatcttcatcgatGATCATCAACCTCTCACAGATAGCAAGGAAGGAATTGCAGACAAGTTAGGGGTGGTGTTCTTATCTGAAGTATTCGCTTGTCTAACAATGTCCCTCTTCCCGTCTTTCGAAGAAGGTTTGCTGAAAGCTCTCATGGGGCTAGCGAAGGCCCAACCCCAGCTGCTCCTGCTTCTCCCGTTGACTAGCGGCCCGGGACCACCGGACATTGGCTTCCCGTTCATGTCTTCGGCTGAGGAGGAGACCCAATACGAGGAAGAcgaagaggatgaagaagatgaagtcaTCATGAACCCACTGAAAAGCCCACCACATTTGACACGCTCGGCGCCGTTGCGAACTGCTGATGATGAGGAGTGTTTAGGCTTGCCTTCTCTTTGAGACTCGACCCTTCTGAGAGTGCAGTCGCCGAAACCAGTCGAGATCCGCTCGAAAAAGTCGCCGGAGAAGCTCCGGCTGCCGCAGCCGACAGATCTGGATCTGGAGACCTTCCGCTCGAACGAAGAGGCTGAAGCAGTGGCTTGGCTGTTGGGACTGCTGTCGTCTTCAACGTCACCCACCGCGGTTTCGGCTTTATTCCTCAGAGAAGAGCCCAAAGACTTGTCCCTTCCAgctgctgttgttgttgttgttgttgttgctgttgctgtGGCCGAAGAtgcgaaggaggaggaggaagaaatcttGGAGTTGTCTCTGAAGCTCTTGTTGTCGATTTTCTTGGAAGTTTTGTGGTGGTGGTAGAGAAAGGACCagaacccatttctctttctgGGGCTAAAGTCGTCAGCGGCATCCATGAAACGGCCCCTCCGAGGCGTTGCGGTCGACTTGCTCCTCTTGAAAACCATATCGGCGGCGCGGCTCTGACTATCAGAGGAAGCATTAGCagtcaccttcttcttcttcctggcCAGAAGGAACGAGATCCTGGCCCGCCGGCTGTAATACTCGTCGTGATGAAACGACTCGCCGTTGGCTTTGGGACGGACCGAGAGCGAGAGCGAGAGGGAGGTAGAGGAAGGAGCGGCGACGCTGACACCGCCGGCATTGGTGGCGCCGGTGATGTCAGATCTAAAAGaaggagaggaggaagaagaggcgGAGTTACGAACGGGGAGAgggaaggaggaagagacgagctTGCCGAGCTTCTCTTGGAGACAGAAAGCGCAGATCCCACCTGGGTTGTTTCTGTAAGGATGGTCACTGCACTGCATTCCATCTCCCATGTCTTGATCCTGAATAATCTGGTCGTGACCAACACCATTGCCAACACCAATGGCAACCTTCCCTCCTCCTCCTAAGCCTTTGATTCCTTCCATCATTAACAAAACACAACACTTAATCAAGCTTGGATATGACCTTCAACTTGTTGCAGGTGCTGATCTTTTTTGCATTATAATCTAGAACAACAATTAATAatggggtttttggttttctgtgagcagggagaagagaaagagagagagagagagagagggaacaGAGGAGATAATAATTATAATGGTGGATGCGGAGTGTGGACTagggagagaaaaagagagagagagagtccccAGGAGCACGTGGAATACTGACTGCTCTACGGCTTAAGAAAAGTGAGAGAAAGAAGACAAACGAAACACTAAATATTTGCAGGGTCCTATC
Coding sequences within:
- the LOC133709604 gene encoding uncharacterized protein LOC133709604, with translation MMEGIKGLGGGGKVAIGVGNGVGHDQIIQDQDMGDGMQCSDHPYRNNPGGICAFCLQEKLGKLVSSSFPLPVRNSASSSSSPSFRSDITGATNAGGVSVAAPSSTSLSLSLSVRPKANGESFHHDEYYSRRARISFLLARKKKKVTANASSDSQSRAADMVFKRSKSTATPRRGRFMDAADDFSPRKRNGFWSFLYHHHKTSKKIDNKSFRDNSKISSSSSFASSATATATTTTTTTAAGRDKSLGSSLRNKAETAVGDVEDDSSPNSQATASASSFERKVSRSRSVGCGSRSFSGDFFERISTGFGDCTLRRVESQREGKPKHSSSSAVRNGAERVKCGGLFSGFMMTSSSSSSSSSSYWVSSSAEDMNGKPMSGGPGPLVNGRSRSSWGWAFASPMRAFSKPSSKDGKRDIVRQANTSDKNTTPNLSAIPSLLSVRG